The region CTTATTACGCCATCAAATGGCTCACCCGGCTCTTTTCGCGGTCTTACCTTGTTAAGCATGACGCCCCATTAAGTGTTGCGCGGGGATTCAGGAAGAAGGAATGGCAGCAACTGTTTACGAAAGCGAACCTGGACGGTTATACAATCCGGCATCGGTGGGCGTTTCGTCATCTGATTACGTGTAAACCGGAATGAGTTCGATACGACAGATTAGCGGGTGTTGATAGGTGCAGGCTACTGTATCCAGATAGAACCAGTCTACGTTATTTCTTTCCGTTGCCCTTCAGCATCGCTAAAGCGGACTCACTGGTAGCAGGTCATTAGAACGACAGACCTGAAAAGCAAAAAACCAGCCTTTTTAAGGCTGGTTTTTTAAGTAATTAGTCAGTGGACTAAGTGACCGATACGGGAATCGAACCCGTGTTACCGCCGTGAAAGGGCGATGTCCTAACCGCTAGACGAATCGGCCGTCTTGTTTAAAAGACCCACCCTTTTGACTTTCTGTCGCTGTGGTGGCGAATCGTGGTGCAAAGGTAAGGCAAGAATTTTAAAGTGCAAGAGTAGGCATCAAAAAAAATTAAAAAAAAGCGTTCCTGAGCGTTTTAGTGCTATTTTTGAGGAGGTTAGCATTCAAATTTTTTTTCGCCTTCATGAAACACTTTTTGCTGCTGGCGGGCCTAACGGTCGCGTCACTGTCGGCTTCAGCACAGTCAACATCCTCTTCGTCAACATCTTTATCCCCATCTGCTGCGATTGATTCGCCCGCAAAATTTCTGGGTTATCAGATTGGTGAACGCTTCACACCACATCATCGGGTTCTGGCCTATGCCGAGCAGGTAGCCCGTCAACTGCCCAACCGGATAAAATTAATTCCTTACGGCACTTCCTACGAGGGTCGTCAGCTGATGGTGGTGGCTATCGGCTCGGAAGCAAACATGAGCCGCCTGGAAGAAATCAGGACCAATAACCTGAAGCGCATTGGCCTGATGGACGGTACACCAACCGCTACACCCCAACCGCCTATTGCCTGGCTGAGCTATAACGTTCACGGCAATGAGGCTGTTAGCTCCGAGGCATTCATGGATGTGCTTTATCACCTGCTCAGCTCGTCCGATGCCGTGGCAAAAAAAATCCTGAGCACTACGGTCGTCATTCTCGACCCCGGCCTTAACCCCGATGGCCATGACCGGTATGTGAACTGGTACAACCAGATGCAGGGACGTGTGGCTGACCCTACCCCCTCGGCTCGTGAACACAACGAACCCTGGCCGGGCGGGCGCTACACCCACTACCTATTCGACCCAAACCGCGACTGGGCCTGGCAAACGCAGGAAATCACCCAGCAGCGTATGGCCCTCTACCAGCAGTGGATGCCCCAGCTACACGGCGATTTCCACGAGATGGGGGTTGAAAGTCCGTACTATTTCGCGCCATCGGCCAAGCCTTATCACGAAGACGTTACCCCCTTCCAGCGGCAGTTTCAGCAAACGATTGGTCAATATTGCAGCCGCTACTTCGATAAAAACGGCTGGCTCTATTACACCCGCGAACGATTCGATCTGTTTTACCCAAGCTACGGTGATACCTACCCGACTTATAACGGCGCCATCGGCATGACCTTCGAACAAGGCGGCAGCGGCCGGGCCGGACTAGCTATCGAAAAAGCCGATGGAGATACACTCACGCTGCGTCAGCGAATTGACCACCATTTTGCCTCCAGCATTGCCACGCTGGAATCCGTAGCCGACCGGCCCGCTGAAATTGTGAAAGAGTTTGGGCAATTCTTCGATAAATCGCGCAATACGCCCATTGGTGCCTACAAAAGCTACGTCATCAAATCCAATGGCGACGCCGGGCGTATCAAAGCGCTGCAACAACTGCTGGAGCGAAACAAAATCAGTTACGGCTACGCGGGTAAAGCCCAGAATGTAGCCGGTGGGTTCAATTACACAACTCAGAAAACGGACAAAACGGTAGCCATCACAGCCGATGATATTGTGATCAGCGCGTATCAGCCTAAATCGACTCTGTTAAAAATCCTGTTCGAGCAGAATTCGAAACTGGAAGATTCGGCAACCTATGACATTACAGCCTGGTCGCTTCCGTACGCATTTGGCTTACAAACGTATGGCCTGACCACCCGACTCAGTCCGGGAAGCACCTCACCCGCCACAACCACGCCAGTGGCTTCGGCAACCCCGCAAAGCCGCCCCTATGGGTACGTCGTTCGGTGGCAGTCACTCCCGGCGGTCCAAATGCTGGCCGGTCTGCTGAAACAGAAAATACGCGTACGAGCCGCCGAAAAACCATTTGAACTGGAGAACAAGACATACCCATCCGGCACGCTGATTGTAACCCGGGCGGGCAACGAACGCTTCGGCGACCGATTGGATGCACTGGTTCGGGCGGAAGCCACCCGGACGGGGGCCGATTTAACACCCGTTCAGACTGGTTTTGTCACGACGGGTTCCGACTTTGGCTCCGATTTTGTGTCGGGTCTGAAAGCCCCACGCGTGGCGGTGGTTGTGGGCGAAGGCACCCCTCCCCCATCGGCGGGCGAAGTGTGGCACTACTTCGACCAGGAACTTCAATACCCCATTACGCTGGTTGACGGTAATACACTGGGCAATGTGCAATGGAACAAACTGGATGTACTGATTCTGCCGACAAACTACAATTACAGCCGCTTCCTGAACGAAAAAAACCTGACCGCCATCAAAGAATGGGTTCGGGCGGGCGGAAAACTCATTGCCATGGAACGGGCTGCATCATTTCTGGCCGGTAAGGATGGGTTCGAGTTAAAAGAAAAAGAAGACAAATCAGCCGATAAAAGTAAAAAGAGCGAAAACCCTGACACGCTCAAACGTTACATAGACCGCGAACGAACTGCGATCTCCGATGATATTCCGGGCAGCATTTACCGGGTAAACATCGACACCTCACACCCATTGGGTTTTGGTTTGTCGGGCGGTTATTATTCGCTGGTGCAGAATGCTTACAACTTTGACTACCTGAAGGAAGGCTGGAACGTTGGGTATCTTAAAACGGATAACTACGTCGCTGGTTTTTCGGGCAGAAACGCCAAGGAAAAGCTAAAGAATACCCTGGTGATGGGCGTTCAGTCGCTCGGTCGGGGCAGCGTTGTTTACCTGGCCGATGATCCGCTGTTCCGGGGTTTCTGGTACAACGGAAAGCTCCTGTTCGCCAATGCTGTATTTATGGTTGGCAATTAATTCATTTGTTTTATCTAAAATGCATAAACGCAACGACCAATCGGCCGTTGCGTTTATGTTTTTATGGAGTATCGGGGTAAATTTGCACCCTTCTACTCTTTTCGTATTGCTCTATAACGCATTCACTTGGTGAAATTTTTACTGACTCTTTCGCTGTTCTTTTCATTCGCTACCGCCTTACCCCTACTGGCTCAGAAGAAAAATGAACAGTACCAGCTTCATATTAGCCGGGCTACCTCACCGATCGTCATTGATGGCTCGGTTGATGAATCAGCCTGGCAAGCAGCTGAAATGGCAACCGACTTCTGGATGGTGCTGCCCATGGACACCAGCCGCGCCAAGGTTCGTACGGAGGTCCGTATGACGTACGACGACCACAATATGTACCTGAGCGCCGTATGCTACCATGGTAATGTGGCAGGTCCCTACATAGTCGAATCCCTCCGGCGCGACTGGGCATTCGGAAAAAATGATAACTTCATTTTTTTCATGGACACCTTCGACGACCAGACCAATGGCTTCACCTTTGGCACCAACGCAGCCGGAGCCCAATGGGATGGTCTGTTGTACGAAGGCGGCAAAGCAAACCTGAGCTGGGATAACAAATGGACATCATCCGTCCGCAATTACCCGGACCGTTACGTTTTGGAGTTGGCCATACCGTTCAAGACAATCCGATACAAACGAGGCATTTCACGCTGGGGGATTAACTTCAGTCGGCAGGATTTAAAAACCACAGAAAAGTCATCCTGGACCCCCATTCAGCGGCAATTCCCAACGGCCTCGCTGGCCTTAACGGGCGTACTGGTTTGGGACCAGCCGCCACCACAGCCCGGTCCGAATATTTCGCTTATTCCCTATATGCTGAGCGGTGTCACGCGTGATTATCAGCAAAATACCCCCAACAAAAGCCGCTTCGATGCCGGACTCGATGCCAAGGTGGCCGTTACCTCATCGTTAAATCTTGACCTAACGGTAAATCCCGACTTTTCGCAGGTTGATGTTGACCAACAGGTAACGAACCTCGACCGTTTTGAATTATTTTTCCCGGAAAGGCGACAATTCTTTCTGGAAAACGGCGACCAGTTTACCAATTTTGGCTATTCTACAATTCGTCCTTTCTTTAGTCGGCGGATTGGATTAGGTGGAGTGCCCATTCGGTTTGGGGCTCGCCTGAGCGGCAAGCTGAATAAAGACTGGCGACTGGGTGTGATGGATATGCAAACGGGACGTGTGGAGAACATGGGCCCCGGTGTAGAGTCACTCCCGGCACAGAATTTCGCCGTTCTGGCGTTACAGCGGAGGGTTTCGGCCCGGTCGAACATTGGTATGATCTTCGTTAATAAAGAATCGCTTTCCTACACGCCAACGTCTGACAAACCGCTTTATACGCGTTACAACCGAAATCTGGGTCTGGAATACAATCTGGCTTCGGCCAATAATTTCTGGTCGGGCAAGGCGTTGTATGTTAAATCGTTTAGTCCTAACCAATCGGGCGAGGATGCGGTCTACGCGGCCAATCTTCAGTATAATACGCGCCGTTGGCTCATTAGTGGTCAACTGGAATCGGTCGGAAAGAACTACACGGCCGAAGCCGGTTACGTGCCCCGTCGGGGATATGAACGTGCGCTGGCAACGGTCGGCTATACGTTTCTCCCAACGGGCAGCGGAGTGCTTAGTCACGGTCCAACGGCAACGTCGACGTATTTCTTCGACCCGGCCGGGCGGCAAAGCGACAATGAATCTGTTCTTAGCTATGTTGTCACCTTCCGCAGTAAAAGCGTTTTTACGGGCTGGATCGCCACTGATTATGTACGGCTGCTACAACCCTTCGATCCAACCAATACGGGTCGGCAAACGCTGGCAACGGGTACTGAACACCGCTGGACGGCCTGGGGCACGGACTTTGACTCAAAACCACAGAGTGTATTCACCTACGGTTTTTCGTCCCGGTACGGTGGCTACTATGACAATGGCACCCGTTTGAATCTGGCTGCCGATATTGGCTACCGCTTTCAGCCGTACGTAAGTTTAGCGGCCAGTGCCAACTACAACGACATCCGGCTGCCTCAGCCCTGGGGCCAAACGACGTTCTGGCTCGTTGGCCCGCGTTTCGACGTGACCGTAACCAATACGCTGTATCTGACCACGTTTGTCCAGTACAACGAACAGCAAAAAAATATGAATGTCAATGCGCGGGTACAGTGGCGCTACAAACCTGCGTCTGATTTCTTCCTGGTATATACGGACAATTATTTGCCGAATTCAGCACAGATTGGTCAGGATGTACCGGGGTTCCTCTCGGTCAAAAACCGCGCGTTGGTATTAAAGTGGACCTACTGGTGGAATATCTGACTTTGTGTCGTAAACAAACGATGCCAATGCCAGTTGTTTAAGCAATCTACCAGCGGTAGTTATAACTACTACACACATAAAACCAACGATTATGAAAACGCTCCTACGCTATTTCCCCACGGCCCTGGTCGCCGTACTCCTGACGCTTACGCTGACCAGTTGCGCAGCGATTGGCGACATATTTAAAACCGGTGTCTGGACAGGCGTCATCCTGGTTGTTGTCGGTATCGGCGTTGTTATCTGGATTGTCTCAAAGCTATTTGGCGGTGGTGGCGGCAGCAGCAATGTTTAGCCGGTTACAAATTCAACCAACTCATAAAAAAACCGAATCCATGCAGGATTCGGTTTTTTTATGAGTTGGTATAAAGAGCTTAAGCTACCAGTTCCAGTAAGCCATCGCGCTGAAGAACCGCACGCTGACGTTCGGCCAGGTCGTCGGATGCACGCATGAGAGGCAACCGAACTTCGGCCGAACTTATGCCCATAATCTCCAGAATACTTTTTACACCTACCGGATTGCCTTCTTCGTAGAGGAGGGGGTCGATACGCAGGAAATGGGAAAGCTCTTTACGGGCAAAGGCGAAATCGCCCTGTAGTGCAGCGTCGATCAGGCCCGTAAATTTAGCCGGGAACGCGTTAGCAATTACCGACATGACCCCTACGCCACCAATGCTGATGATGGGTACAGCCTGCACATCGTCGCCGGAAATCAAAAGAAAATCTTCGGGTTTGTCGCGGGCAATTTCCATGCACTGCTCAATCACGCAGGACGCTTCCTTAACACCGATTATATTGGGATGCTGAGCCAGTTCGCAGATCGTTTCGGCCGACATGTTGATACCCGTACGGAATGGAATGTTGTACAGGATGACCGGCACCGGGCTGGCATCGGCAACGCGGGTAAAATGCTCGATTACTCCCCGCTTGCCGGGCTTATTGTAGTAGGGACAAACCGACAGAATAGCATCGACGCCCTCAAAATCAATGTCCTTCATGCCCGACACGACATCGGCAGTGACGTTCCCGCCCACACCAAAAACGATGGGCAGATTCTTTGGATTATTTTCCTTGAGGTACTGGAGCAACTGTTTCTTCTCCTGCTTGGTTACCGTTGGCGATTCGCCGGTGGTGCCCTGAAGGACGATATAACGAACGCCCCCATCGGAGATGTGGCGAACGATGCGGCCAAAGCCGTCGAAATCAATTGATTGGTCGGCAGAAAAAGGTGTCACAATGGCAACACCTACGCCGTGAAATTTGGTATCCATTAGGGGAAACAGGAATGTATATTACGACAAAGTTACGGGAATTTATAGAGTCGTCATGCGTTTAGGCTTCCATATTCCGTGAGAAATCTCGCGGCACAAAAGAAGTGAGTGTTTTTAGCTCGAACATCTCATCATGAATAGAAGCCACCTAACCGTTTATACAACCAGCATTGCCATAAACTCGTCTTCGCCAATCATGGGAACGTTTAGTTTCTTCGCTTTTTCAACCTTAGATGGCCCGGCATTTTCGCCTACGATCAGGTAGTTCAGCTTTTTCGAGATGCCACTGAGCAGTTTACCACCATTGGCCTCAATCCGGGATTCCAACTCCTCGCGACTAAAATTGGCGAAGGTTCCGGTATACAGAAATGTCTTGCCCGTTAACGAGTCACCTTCCTGCTCCACTACTTTTTTCTCACCGACAAACTGTAGTCCTGCCGCTCTGAGCCGTTCCACAAACTCTTGGTTGGCGGTATCGCCAAACCAGGCGACGACGCTTTCGGCAATACGCGGACCCGTATCCGGAACGGCCAGCAACTGCTCCTGCGTGGCATTCATAATGGCATCCATCGACCCGAAGTAATCAACCAGCTTCTCGGCGGTGGTATTGCCCACGTAACGGATGCCCAACCCAAACAAAACATTGGCAAAAGGCTGCGATTTTGAGCGCTCTATGGCCGTGAGTATGTTCTCAACCGTTTTTTCGCGGAAGCTGACAACGCGTTTTTTGCCGGTCTCCTCCACCAGAAACACCTTTTCGATACCCAGCAGGTCCGTCGCCTTCAGGTCATACAAATCGGCGGGGGTCTGCACCAGCCCACGGTCGATGAGGAGTTCAATTTTCCCCTCGCCCAGGCTTTCGATATTCATAGCCCGTCGCTGAATGAAATGTTCAAATCGGGCCTGCCGCTGGGGCGGGCATCCCTGCTCATTGGGGCAATAAAAATGCGCTTCCCCTTCTTTCCGGACAAGTGCCGTTCCACAAGCGGGGCAGGTGGTAGGATAAACAATCGGCTGGCTCTTATCGGTGCGCCGGTTCAGGTCGACACCCGTTATTTTCGGAATGATTTCCCCTCCTTTTTCCACAAAAACGGTGTCGTGCATCATTACGCCCAGCCGCTCAATTTCGTTGGCGTTGTGCAGGGAAGCCCGCTTCACGATTGTTCCGGCCAGTAATACGGGCGTCAGCAGCGCAACGGGCGTGACGGCTCCCGTCCGGCCCACCTGATACTGAATGCCGTTAAGTTCGGTACTGGCGGCCATTGCTTTATATTTAAAGGCGATGGCCCAGCGCGGGCTTTTGGCGGTGTAGCCAAGGTCTCGTTGCTGGTCGTAGCGATTCACCTTAATCACGATGCCATCGGTGCCAAGTGGCAGATCGAAGCGTTTGGTTTCCCATTCATTAATGTACGCCATCACCTCCTGAATGTCGGTACACTTCCGCCAGGTTGGCGACACGTTGAAGCCCCAGGCATTCATGGCCACCAGGCTCTCTTCGTGGGTTTGAAAAATATCTGTATCGGATAAAAACGAATACAGATAACAATCGAGCCGACGTTTGGCGACCGCACCGGAGTCCTGTTGCTTAAACGTTCCGGAGGCTGCATTTCTCGGGTTTGCCAGCAACGGCTCACCAATATCTTCCCGTTCCTTGTTGATTCTATCGAACTCCGCCAACGGCAAAAATCCTTCGCCCCGCACTTCGAAAAGGGCTGGAAGTGCGGCCACCGCTGGGGCAGATTCTGGTTGCGTATGCGTGGCCTTGTGTCCAGCGCCTATTCGCAGAGGGACCGTTCGGATGGTTCGGATATTGTTGGTAATATCATCACCACGAACGCCATCACCACGGGTTGCACCCTGTACCAGTACCCCATTTTCGTAGGTCAGGCTGAGGGCTACACCATCAAATTTCAGCTCACAGATGTATTCGTACGTTTGCCCGTTGAGGCCTTTTTGCACACGTTTGTCGAACTCGATGAGGTCTTCTTCAGAATACGTATTCCCCAGCGAAAGCATGGGAAAGCGGTGATAAACGGTCTTGAATTCCTTGCTGATTGTACCCCCCACCCGGGCCGTTGGCGAGTCGGGCTGTCTAAATTCAGGGTACTGATTTTCCAGAGCCGTTAAGTCGGCAAGTAACTTATCGAAGGTAAAGTCATCTACTTCCGAGATACTATTCTGGTAATATTGAAAATTGTACTGATTCAGTCGATTCGTTAGGTCAATGATCTGTTCTTCCGGATTCATAATATACTTCTCAATCGTTAGGCAGCCGTTCTCTGCTTTGGTTCACTGGACATCCGTTTACCCGTTGCCCAAAACTTCCTTTGTTCTAAACGGGCAACATCGTTATTGTTTCTTCGTTCATCCAAAAAAAAGTATTTTTACGGGATAAAAAAGTTGTGTGTTTAGAGTGGTCAGTTTTTAGTTAATTGTTTTCTCGATTCAATATACTCAGAAGTGCTGACTATTAGGCCTCAACCATTGCCTTACGTCCATGACAAAGCCTCTTATTGCTCCATCGCTGCTTGCGGCCGACTTTGCTAACTTGCAACGCGATCTTGATCTGATAAACCGGAGTGAGGCTGATTACCTTCATTTTGATGTCATGGATGGCGTCTTTGTGCCAAATATTTCGTTCGGGTTTCCCCTCCTTAAGGCGGTTCATGAACATTGCCAAAAACCGCTGGACGTCCATCTTATGATTACGGACCCCGACCGTTATCTGGAAGCGTTTGCCGAAGGTGGTGCCTCCACTATCCATGTTCATTACGAAGCCTGCTCCCATCTGCACCGGACGCTTTCCCGCATTCGAGAATTGGGCTGCCAGGCGGGGGTTGCCCTGAACCCGCATACGCCTGTTTCCGGACTGGTCGATGTGCTTGAGCAAATTGATGTCATCCTGATTATGTCCGTCAATCCCGGTTTTGGGGGGCAGGCATTTATCCCGCACACAATTCAGAAAATTGCGGGACTCAAACAGTTTTTGCAGACAAACCAATGCCCGGCCTTAATTGAGGTTGATGGTGGTGTTAGTCTATCCAATGCCCAGGCTCTGCTCAATGCCGGAGCAGATATGCTGGTAGCGGGTAGCTCCGTCTTTAACGCGCCTGACCCCTTAGTGGCCATTACCCAGTTAAAAAACAGCCGTCTACCGTCGATGGCTTAATTTATCCGTAACGTATACTTTACCTGATCTGGTCAAATTTTCATGAATAAATCGTACCTGCACGTCCTGTTAAGTGCGTTGCTACTGGCAACGAGCTGTCAACAAACAAAAACGGACCAAAGCGGAACAGCTATTTCCGATACGACAAAACAGGCCGCTCCCCCGGCTCCCGAGTGGGCTAAAAATGCGACGATTTATGAAGTGAACATTCGCCAGTTTTCGGCAGAAGGAAATTTCAAGGCCGTTGAAGAACAGCTACCGCGACTCAAAGAGTTGGGGGTCGATATCGTTTGGCTGATGCCAATTTATCCCATCAGCCAGAAAAATAAGAAGGGAACACTGGGTAGCCCTTATGCCATTGCGGATTACAAAAGCGTCAACCCGGCCTATGGTACGCTTGCCGATTTCAAATCCCTTGTTAACCGCGCTCATGCCCTGGGTCTGCGAATCGTGCTGGATTGGGTAGCGAATCATACCGGCTGGGACCACGTGTGGGTGAACGAGCACCCGGACTGGTACACCAAAGTGAACGGTAAAATGATAGCGCCCATTGACCCCAAAACCGGAAAGCCTACCGAATGGACCGATGTCGTTGATCTGAATTACGATAACCCCGATATGCGTAAAGGCATGATCGATGCCATGCAGTACTGGGTTAAAGAGTGCGGCATTGACGGCTACCGCTGCGATGTAGCGGGGTTTGTTCCGAATGATTTCTGGGCTGAACTGCGGCCCCAGCTGGATAAAATAAAAACCGTATTCATGCTGGCAGAATGGGAAGATGAGCCCGACCACTTCAAGAGTTGTTTCAATATGAATTACGGCTGGAGTATGCATACCATGATGAAAGCCGTAGCAAAGGGTGCCCGCACCGCCGACAAAATCGATTCCCTGCGCGAAGCCAATCAGAAACGGTTTCCTAAATGGTACTACCAGATGCTGTTCACGCAGAATCATGATGAGAACGCCAATAATGGTACCCTGGCAGAATCATTCGGTCCCGCAGCCGACGCCCTCGTTGTCCTGAGCAGTACGCTGGAAGGCATGCCGCTGATCTACAACGGTATGGAGGCTAACCTGAACAAACGGTTG is a window of Spirosoma linguale DSM 74 DNA encoding:
- a CDS encoding ribulose-phosphate 3-epimerase (KEGG: vcj:VCD_001738 ribulose-phosphate 3-epimerase~TIGRFAM: ribulose-phosphate 3-epimerase~PFAM: ribulose-phosphate 3-epimerase) — translated: MTKPLIAPSLLAADFANLQRDLDLINRSEADYLHFDVMDGVFVPNISFGFPLLKAVHEHCQKPLDVHLMITDPDRYLEAFAEGGASTIHVHYEACSHLHRTLSRIRELGCQAGVALNPHTPVSGLVDVLEQIDVILIMSVNPGFGGQAFIPHTIQKIAGLKQFLQTNQCPALIEVDGGVSLSNAQALLNAGADMLVAGSSVFNAPDPLVAITQLKNSRLPSMA
- a CDS encoding alpha amylase catalytic region (PFAM: alpha amylase catalytic region~SMART: alpha amylase catalytic sub domain~KEGG: asu:Asuc_0321 alpha amylase catalytic region), yielding MNKSYLHVLLSALLLATSCQQTKTDQSGTAISDTTKQAAPPAPEWAKNATIYEVNIRQFSAEGNFKAVEEQLPRLKELGVDIVWLMPIYPISQKNKKGTLGSPYAIADYKSVNPAYGTLADFKSLVNRAHALGLRIVLDWVANHTGWDHVWVNEHPDWYTKVNGKMIAPIDPKTGKPTEWTDVVDLNYDNPDMRKGMIDAMQYWVKECGIDGYRCDVAGFVPNDFWAELRPQLDKIKTVFMLAEWEDEPDHFKSCFNMNYGWSMHTMMKAVAKGARTADKIDSLREANQKRFPKWYYQMLFTQNHDENANNGTLAESFGPAADALVVLSSTLEGMPLIYNGMEANLNKRLAFFEKDTIVWNNYPKSDFYKTLLTLKHRNRALWNGLDGGKAVKIPTDHDDKVYAFYRQRDNDRITVFLNLSNEPQTARLTGDGYAGTYTDVFSHQQVELKPEITITLKPWEYRVMTN
- a CDS encoding dihydrodipicolinate synthase (TIGRFAM: dihydrodipicolinate synthase~PFAM: dihydrodipicolinate synthetase~KEGG: dihydrodipicolinate synthase), whose amino-acid sequence is MDTKFHGVGVAIVTPFSADQSIDFDGFGRIVRHISDGGVRYIVLQGTTGESPTVTKQEKKQLLQYLKENNPKNLPIVFGVGGNVTADVVSGMKDIDFEGVDAILSVCPYYNKPGKRGVIEHFTRVADASPVPVILYNIPFRTGINMSAETICELAQHPNIIGVKEASCVIEQCMEIARDKPEDFLLISGDDVQAVPIISIGGVGVMSVIANAFPAKFTGLIDAALQGDFAFARKELSHFLRIDPLLYEEGNPVGVKSILEIMGISSAEVRLPLMRASDDLAERQRAVLQRDGLLELVA
- a CDS encoding DNA ligase, NAD-dependent (KEGG: gur:Gura_1305 DNA ligase, NAD-dependent~TIGRFAM: DNA ligase, NAD-dependent~PFAM: NAD-dependent DNA ligase adenylation; BRCT domain protein; zinc-finger NAD-dependent DNA ligase C4- type; NAD-dependent DNA ligase OB-fold~SMART: NAD-dependent DNA ligase ; BRCT domain protein), with product MNPEEQIIDLTNRLNQYNFQYYQNSISEVDDFTFDKLLADLTALENQYPEFRQPDSPTARVGGTISKEFKTVYHRFPMLSLGNTYSEEDLIEFDKRVQKGLNGQTYEYICELKFDGVALSLTYENGVLVQGATRGDGVRGDDITNNIRTIRTVPLRIGAGHKATHTQPESAPAVAALPALFEVRGEGFLPLAEFDRINKEREDIGEPLLANPRNAASGTFKQQDSGAVAKRRLDCYLYSFLSDTDIFQTHEESLVAMNAWGFNVSPTWRKCTDIQEVMAYINEWETKRFDLPLGTDGIVIKVNRYDQQRDLGYTAKSPRWAIAFKYKAMAASTELNGIQYQVGRTGAVTPVALLTPVLLAGTIVKRASLHNANEIERLGVMMHDTVFVEKGGEIIPKITGVDLNRRTDKSQPIVYPTTCPACGTALVRKEGEAHFYCPNEQGCPPQRQARFEHFIQRRAMNIESLGEGKIELLIDRGLVQTPADLYDLKATDLLGIEKVFLVEETGKKRVVSFREKTVENILTAIERSKSQPFANVLFGLGIRYVGNTTAEKLVDYFGSMDAIMNATQEQLLAVPDTGPRIAESVVAWFGDTANQEFVERLRAAGLQFVGEKKVVEQEGDSLTGKTFLYTGTFANFSREELESRIEANGGKLLSGISKKLNYLIVGENAGPSKVEKAKKLNVPMIGEDEFMAMLVV
- a CDS encoding hypothetical protein (KEGG: pha:PSHAb0414 putative membrane associated hydrolase), which encodes MKFLLTLSLFFSFATALPLLAQKKNEQYQLHISRATSPIVIDGSVDESAWQAAEMATDFWMVLPMDTSRAKVRTEVRMTYDDHNMYLSAVCYHGNVAGPYIVESLRRDWAFGKNDNFIFFMDTFDDQTNGFTFGTNAAGAQWDGLLYEGGKANLSWDNKWTSSVRNYPDRYVLELAIPFKTIRYKRGISRWGINFSRQDLKTTEKSSWTPIQRQFPTASLALTGVLVWDQPPPQPGPNISLIPYMLSGVTRDYQQNTPNKSRFDAGLDAKVAVTSSLNLDLTVNPDFSQVDVDQQVTNLDRFELFFPERRQFFLENGDQFTNFGYSTIRPFFSRRIGLGGVPIRFGARLSGKLNKDWRLGVMDMQTGRVENMGPGVESLPAQNFAVLALQRRVSARSNIGMIFVNKESLSYTPTSDKPLYTRYNRNLGLEYNLASANNFWSGKALYVKSFSPNQSGEDAVYAANLQYNTRRWLISGQLESVGKNYTAEAGYVPRRGYERALATVGYTFLPTGSGVLSHGPTATSTYFFDPAGRQSDNESVLSYVVTFRSKSVFTGWIATDYVRLLQPFDPTNTGRQTLATGTEHRWTAWGTDFDSKPQSVFTYGFSSRYGGYYDNGTRLNLAADIGYRFQPYVSLAASANYNDIRLPQPWGQTTFWLVGPRFDVTVTNTLYLTTFVQYNEQQKNMNVNARVQWRYKPASDFFLVYTDNYLPNSAQIGQDVPGFLSVKNRALVLKWTYWWNI
- a CDS encoding peptidase M14 carboxypeptidase A (PFAM: peptidase M14 carboxypeptidase A~SMART: peptidase M14 carboxypeptidase A~KEGG: sml:Smlt0603 putative peptidase M14, carboxypeptidase A precursor) — its product is MKHFLLLAGLTVASLSASAQSTSSSSTSLSPSAAIDSPAKFLGYQIGERFTPHHRVLAYAEQVARQLPNRIKLIPYGTSYEGRQLMVVAIGSEANMSRLEEIRTNNLKRIGLMDGTPTATPQPPIAWLSYNVHGNEAVSSEAFMDVLYHLLSSSDAVAKKILSTTVVILDPGLNPDGHDRYVNWYNQMQGRVADPTPSAREHNEPWPGGRYTHYLFDPNRDWAWQTQEITQQRMALYQQWMPQLHGDFHEMGVESPYYFAPSAKPYHEDVTPFQRQFQQTIGQYCSRYFDKNGWLYYTRERFDLFYPSYGDTYPTYNGAIGMTFEQGGSGRAGLAIEKADGDTLTLRQRIDHHFASSIATLESVADRPAEIVKEFGQFFDKSRNTPIGAYKSYVIKSNGDAGRIKALQQLLERNKISYGYAGKAQNVAGGFNYTTQKTDKTVAITADDIVISAYQPKSTLLKILFEQNSKLEDSATYDITAWSLPYAFGLQTYGLTTRLSPGSTSPATTTPVASATPQSRPYGYVVRWQSLPAVQMLAGLLKQKIRVRAAEKPFELENKTYPSGTLIVTRAGNERFGDRLDALVRAEATRTGADLTPVQTGFVTTGSDFGSDFVSGLKAPRVAVVVGEGTPPPSAGEVWHYFDQELQYPITLVDGNTLGNVQWNKLDVLILPTNYNYSRFLNEKNLTAIKEWVRAGGKLIAMERAASFLAGKDGFELKEKEDKSADKSKKSENPDTLKRYIDRERTAISDDIPGSIYRVNIDTSHPLGFGLSGGYYSLVQNAYNFDYLKEGWNVGYLKTDNYVAGFSGRNAKEKLKNTLVMGVQSLGRGSVVYLADDPLFRGFWYNGKLLFANAVFMVGN